Proteins encoded together in one bacterium window:
- the glgC gene encoding glucose-1-phosphate adenylyltransferase, translated as MIMAGGRGSRLRPLTEERSKPGVPFGANYRIIDFTLSNVWNSSLRRIFVLTQYKSYSLDKHLLKGWQIFNYEAGEFLYGIPPQHRVGEMWYRGTADAIYQNIYLIDREKPEFVLILSGDHIYRMDYSTLLVLHQNRDAQLTMGAVVVPQSEAHEFGILQVDEDWRVVGFEEKPENPKTIPSKPGWCLVNMGVYVFSSTDLVRELREDADRSDTSHDFGKDVIPKMVKQGGVYAYPFLDKDTGEPRYWRDIGTLDTYYEASMDLIRAVPPFSLYDREWPVRSWMAPTPPAKSVHGYFGGQKPIGQLIGSIVGGGTIITGGTAERSILGRNVRLEAGCHVVDSVIMDDAIIGEHASVHKAIVDKSAVIPAYMRIGFDHEADRLIFAVTGNGVTVVPKGWRAKAGAGG; from the coding sequence ATGATCATGGCCGGCGGCAGGGGCTCTCGCCTGCGCCCGCTGACCGAGGAGCGTTCGAAGCCCGGCGTGCCCTTCGGCGCCAACTACCGCATCATCGACTTCACCCTGAGCAACGTCTGGAACAGCAGCCTGCGCCGCATCTTCGTGCTGACCCAGTACAAGTCCTATTCCCTGGACAAGCACCTGCTCAAGGGTTGGCAGATCTTCAACTACGAGGCGGGCGAGTTCCTCTACGGCATCCCGCCCCAGCACCGCGTGGGGGAGATGTGGTACCGCGGTACCGCCGACGCCATCTACCAGAACATCTACCTCATCGACCGCGAGAAGCCCGAGTTCGTGCTGATACTCTCGGGCGACCACATCTACCGCATGGACTACTCCACCCTGCTGGTCCTGCATCAGAATCGGGACGCGCAGCTGACGATGGGCGCGGTCGTGGTGCCGCAGAGCGAGGCCCACGAGTTCGGCATCCTCCAGGTGGACGAGGACTGGCGGGTGGTCGGTTTCGAGGAGAAGCCGGAGAATCCCAAGACGATCCCCAGCAAGCCGGGCTGGTGCCTGGTGAACATGGGCGTCTACGTCTTCAGCAGCACCGACCTGGTGCGCGAGCTGCGCGAGGACGCGGACCGGAGCGACACCAGCCACGACTTCGGCAAGGACGTCATTCCCAAGATGGTGAAGCAGGGCGGCGTCTACGCCTACCCGTTCCTGGACAAGGACACCGGCGAACCACGCTACTGGCGGGACATCGGCACGCTGGACACGTACTACGAGGCGTCAATGGACCTGATCCGGGCGGTGCCGCCGTTCAGCCTCTACGACCGCGAATGGCCCGTCCGCAGCTGGATGGCGCCCACCCCCCCCGCCAAGAGCGTGCACGGCTATTTCGGGGGGCAGAAACCCATCGGCCAGCTGATCGGATCCATCGTCGGCGGCGGGACCATCATCACCGGCGGCACCGCCGAGCGTTCGATCCTGGGCCGCAACGTGCGTCTGGAGGCCGGCTGCCACGTGGTCGATTCGGTGATCATGGACGATGCGATCATCGGCGAACACGCGTCGGTGCACAAGGCCATCGTGGACAAGAGCGCCGTCATCCCGGCCTACATGCGGATCGGCTTCGACCACGAGGCGGACCGCCTGATCTTCGCCGTGACCGGCAACGGCGTGACCGTGGTGCCGAAGGGATGGCGGGCCAAAGCCGGGGCGGGCGGCTGA
- a CDS encoding acyltransferase, with amino-acid sequence MKVAAVQTSPVFGEVERNIDAALDLVPAGQDLAVLPELFASGYQFRGREELAVFAETLDGPSCTRLRAHAAATGTTLVAGLAERAGDHIYNSSVLVRPDGTTELYRKVHLFWDEKVLFKPGDLGFPVFAACGTTVGMMICFDWVFPEAARSLALAGAQVICHPSNLVLPFCPDAMITRSLENRVFSVTTNRVGAEERIAGKRLEFIGLSQICGPGGAYLERLGRDETGAATAELDLADASPRLTPRNDLWEDRRPDQYRA; translated from the coding sequence CTGAAGGTGGCCGCAGTGCAGACCTCGCCGGTGTTCGGCGAGGTCGAGAGGAACATCGACGCAGCTCTGGATCTGGTGCCGGCGGGACAGGACCTGGCGGTCCTGCCCGAGCTCTTCGCCAGCGGCTACCAGTTCCGCGGCCGCGAGGAGCTGGCGGTCTTCGCCGAGACCCTCGACGGGCCGAGCTGCACGCGCCTGCGCGCGCACGCCGCGGCCACCGGCACCACGCTGGTGGCCGGTCTCGCCGAACGGGCCGGCGATCACATCTACAACAGCAGCGTGCTGGTGCGCCCCGACGGGACGACGGAGCTATACCGGAAGGTCCATCTCTTCTGGGACGAGAAGGTGCTTTTCAAGCCCGGCGACCTGGGCTTTCCCGTGTTCGCGGCCTGCGGCACGACCGTCGGCATGATGATCTGCTTCGACTGGGTCTTCCCCGAGGCCGCGCGTTCGCTGGCGCTGGCCGGCGCGCAGGTCATCTGCCACCCGAGCAACCTGGTGCTGCCCTTCTGCCCCGATGCCATGATCACGCGCAGTCTGGAGAACCGCGTCTTCTCCGTCACGACCAACCGCGTCGGCGCGGAGGAGCGCATCGCGGGCAAACGCCTGGAATTCATCGGTTTGAGCCAGATCTGCGGCCCCGGCGGCGCGTACCTGGAGCGCCTGGGCCGCGACGAGACCGGCGCCGCGACGGCCGAACTGGATCTGGCCGACGCGTCCCCGCGGCTCACGCCGCGCAACGACCTGTGGGAGGATCGCCGGCCGGACCAGTACCGAGCTTGA
- a CDS encoding UTP--glucose-1-phosphate uridylyltransferase: MTADFAPFADRMRREGLPRIAIRTFEHYYRQLAAGSTGLLPEAEIEPVDELPDMEAFTPDLTKRGERALPQTIQLKLNGGLGTGMGLERAKSLLPVKNGLTFLDIIAEQALRAGIPLVLMDSYSTRDDTLAALAAYPGLDGRVPLDFLQHKVPKIVREDLTPAAWPSAPEKEWCPPGHGDLYTALVTSGMLELLLGEGFRYAFVSNSDNLGAVFDASLLGFMIERDLSFVAETADRTAADRKGGHLARRHDGRLIVRESAQCPRDDEASFQDISRHRYFNTNSLWIDLAALDDLMAERDGILGLPMIRNAKTVDPRDDASTPVYQLETAMGAAIEVFRDAGAVRVPRSRFAPIKTTNDLLDVRSDNYVLTDDFRVVANPARVLDKALIDLDGRFYKRIDDFDARFPHGPPSLLACGRLAIRGDIRFGRDVRLRGEIDMINESGAQAAVPDGTVIEGAWPA; this comes from the coding sequence ATGACGGCCGACTTCGCCCCCTTCGCGGACAGGATGCGCCGGGAAGGGTTGCCCCGGATCGCCATCCGTACCTTCGAGCATTACTACCGGCAGCTCGCCGCCGGGTCCACCGGTCTGCTCCCGGAAGCGGAGATCGAGCCTGTCGACGAGCTGCCCGACATGGAGGCGTTCACGCCGGACCTCACGAAGCGCGGTGAGCGGGCCCTGCCGCAGACCATCCAGCTCAAGCTGAACGGAGGCCTGGGCACCGGCATGGGCCTCGAGAGGGCCAAGTCGCTGCTGCCGGTCAAGAACGGCCTGACGTTCCTGGACATCATCGCGGAGCAGGCCCTGCGCGCCGGGATCCCCCTGGTCCTGATGGACAGCTACAGCACGCGCGACGACACGCTGGCCGCGCTGGCCGCGTACCCAGGGCTGGACGGGCGCGTTCCCCTGGATTTCCTCCAGCACAAGGTGCCCAAGATCGTCCGGGAGGATCTGACTCCCGCCGCGTGGCCGTCGGCGCCCGAGAAGGAATGGTGTCCCCCCGGCCACGGCGACCTCTACACCGCGCTGGTGACCAGCGGTATGCTCGAGCTCCTCCTGGGCGAGGGTTTCCGCTACGCCTTCGTCTCGAACTCCGACAACCTGGGCGCGGTCTTCGACGCCTCCCTGCTCGGTTTCATGATAGAACGGGATCTGTCTTTCGTGGCGGAGACCGCCGACCGCACCGCGGCGGACCGCAAGGGCGGCCACCTGGCGCGGCGACACGACGGCCGGCTGATCGTGCGCGAGTCGGCCCAGTGCCCGCGCGACGACGAGGCGTCCTTCCAGGACATCTCGCGTCACCGCTATTTCAATACCAACAGCCTGTGGATCGATCTGGCCGCCCTCGACGACCTGATGGCAGAGCGCGACGGCATCCTGGGACTGCCCATGATCCGCAACGCCAAGACCGTCGATCCCCGCGACGATGCGTCCACACCTGTCTACCAGCTGGAGACCGCCATGGGCGCCGCCATCGAGGTTTTCCGGGACGCCGGCGCGGTGCGCGTCCCTCGCTCCCGGTTCGCGCCCATCAAGACCACCAACGACCTGCTGGACGTGCGGTCGGACAACTACGTGCTGACCGACGACTTCCGCGTGGTCGCCAATCCCGCACGCGTGCTGGACAAGGCGCTCATCGATCTGGACGGCCGATTCTACAAGCGGATCGACGATTTCGACGCGCGCTTCCCCCACGGCCCGCCGTCGCTGCTCGCGTGCGGGCGGCTCGCGATTCGCGGCGACATCCGCTTCGGCCGGGACGTCCGGCTGCGGGGCGAGATCGACATGATCAACGAGAGCGGCGCGCAGGCCGCGGTGCCGGACGGAACCGTGATCGAAGGTGCGTGGCCGGCGTGA
- a CDS encoding glycogen synthase, translated as MRILMVSTEYAPLAKTGGLGDMVASLSGALCARGHEIKVVMPFYGDVDRTRHDISRVPGVPDVTLRLGRSLRRAGLHRWLDPSGPEVYLLENDAMYGRPGVYGYGSTIDFADTVPRLAMLGAGALALPQLLDWAPRAVHAHDAAASLALVDLACWDVADTPLGGAGSLLTIHNLAHQSVHPREQFAHLDLPDALAWHPGAMEFNGQLNFMKAGILYADRVNTVSPTYAREVVSDPVFGCDLGDVLLGLGDRFTGILNGMDVTAWDPATDPAVAATYDLDDPAGKAVCRDALVGECGLEGDGPLLGSVGRVFHQKGYDLLPAVLDELIDDGWRLVLLGTGDGGICATLHEAARRHPGRFVFHERYDETLARRIYAGSDAFLMPSRFEPCGLAQMYALRYGSVPVVRRTGGLADTVPDAAEPGGLGFVFDAAHPAALHDCLRRALTAWNDRRTWRMLMRRGMAADFGWEGPAAAYEELYGELGVS; from the coding sequence ATGCGCATCCTCATGGTGAGCACCGAGTACGCGCCGCTGGCCAAGACGGGCGGATTGGGCGACATGGTCGCCTCGCTGTCGGGCGCCCTTTGCGCGCGCGGACACGAGATCAAGGTGGTCATGCCCTTCTACGGCGACGTGGACCGGACGCGCCACGACATCTCCCGCGTGCCGGGCGTGCCCGACGTCACCTTGCGCCTGGGGCGCTCGCTGCGTCGGGCCGGCCTGCATCGCTGGCTCGATCCGTCGGGGCCGGAGGTGTACCTTCTGGAGAACGACGCCATGTACGGGCGGCCCGGCGTGTACGGCTACGGCTCCACGATCGACTTCGCCGACACCGTGCCGCGTCTGGCGATGCTCGGCGCGGGCGCGCTCGCCTTGCCGCAGCTCCTGGACTGGGCGCCGCGGGCGGTGCACGCCCACGATGCCGCCGCGAGCCTGGCCCTGGTCGACCTGGCGTGCTGGGACGTGGCCGACACCCCGCTCGGCGGCGCGGGCTCCCTGCTGACCATCCACAACCTGGCCCACCAGTCCGTCCACCCCCGCGAGCAGTTCGCGCATCTGGACCTGCCCGACGCGCTGGCCTGGCATCCGGGCGCGATGGAATTCAACGGCCAGCTCAACTTCATGAAGGCCGGCATCCTGTACGCGGACCGGGTCAACACGGTCAGCCCCACCTACGCCCGCGAGGTGGTGAGCGATCCCGTCTTCGGATGCGATCTGGGAGACGTTCTGCTGGGCCTGGGCGACCGCTTCACCGGCATCCTCAACGGCATGGACGTCACCGCCTGGGACCCGGCGACAGATCCCGCCGTCGCGGCGACCTATGACCTCGACGATCCCGCCGGCAAGGCCGTCTGCCGCGACGCCCTGGTGGGGGAATGCGGGCTCGAGGGCGACGGCCCCCTGCTGGGCTCGGTGGGACGCGTGTTCCACCAGAAGGGATACGACCTGCTGCCGGCGGTGCTCGACGAACTGATCGACGACGGCTGGCGCCTGGTGCTGCTGGGGACCGGCGACGGAGGCATCTGCGCGACGTTGCACGAGGCCGCCCGGCGTCATCCCGGCCGGTTCGTCTTCCACGAGCGGTACGACGAGACGCTGGCCCGCCGCATCTACGCCGGCAGCGACGCCTTCCTCATGCCGTCGCGCTTCGAACCGTGCGGTCTGGCCCAGATGTACGCCCTGCGCTACGGCTCGGTACCGGTCGTGCGCCGGACCGGCGGCCTGGCGGATACAGTGCCCGACGCGGCGGAACCCGGCGGCCTGGGATTCGTCTTCGACGCGGCGCATCCGGCCGCCCTGCACGATTGCCTGCGCCGCGCGCTTACGGCCTGGAACGATCGCCGAACGTGGCGTATGCTGATGCGCAGGGGGATGGCCGCGGACTTCGGCTGGGAAGGTCCGGCCGCCGCCTACGAGGAGTTGTACGGGGAACTGGGCGTGTCCTGA
- a CDS encoding DUF1926 domain-containing protein translates to MKLVFGVHNHQPVGNFDHVIAEIYEQSYLPFLEVAERHEHFRFCLHVSGPLLDWLQHHRLEYLERVAFLARAGRVEMLGGGFYEPILAAIPESDRIGQLRMMCDWLGQHVGAASCGVWMAERVWEPHLAGSLSRAGVKYALLDDYHFVQAGVSADDLTCGPLLTDDLGEEVALLPINEKLRYLIPFQDPEETVSACRDLHEADPHGVLVMVDDGEKFGAWPGTHELVYERGWLDRFLTGLAAERDWLELAHPSEVLAARPPRRRVYLPPSSYFEMSAWSLPMPAAERFEEAVHRYRDAGEWERMRPFFRGGFWRQFFQKYEESLLMQRRALLLHEEIARAEAVGADESRVDEARDHLWRAECNCAYWHGVFGGLYLPHLRHAIYRHLILGTKIIHSVVPQLCAQMVTLVGRMGTDVRLSNDALELFLSPDRGGALIGLEDRREDWNLQNTLRRRREAYHTRIERSATGKAGKRDDAGGSIHDLEFAVSPAVRDALGVDPQPRYSLLERFLHPGTGYPDTLDGVAAADGGDLAAAPADLGAPRFSETGALEDGRCRTLSHGYYRGPDGEATPVSVTKEVELAPSGASLEVRWTVENTGGGPLRCRFAPEWNLALYDGQVFAGAPGEDDAPVLDAVGLAPRRDFSVLVPLHNAALHWRLSDDAEIWVHPVRTATQGEDGFHLTYQGHALWFVRDLEIEPGRSSSFRITFRIEHGLSVEDG, encoded by the coding sequence ATGAAACTCGTGTTCGGCGTCCATAACCATCAACCGGTGGGGAACTTCGATCACGTGATCGCCGAGATCTACGAGCAGAGCTACCTGCCTTTTCTGGAAGTGGCCGAGAGACACGAGCACTTCCGGTTCTGCCTGCACGTCTCGGGGCCGTTGCTGGACTGGCTGCAACATCACCGCCTCGAGTATCTGGAGCGCGTGGCTTTCCTGGCGCGCGCGGGCCGCGTGGAGATGCTGGGCGGCGGTTTCTATGAGCCCATCCTGGCGGCCATCCCCGAGAGCGACCGCATCGGGCAGCTGCGCATGATGTGCGACTGGCTGGGCCAGCACGTGGGCGCCGCGAGTTGCGGCGTCTGGATGGCCGAAAGGGTCTGGGAGCCGCACCTGGCGGGATCCCTGTCCCGAGCCGGCGTGAAGTACGCCCTGCTGGACGACTATCATTTCGTGCAGGCCGGCGTGTCTGCCGACGATTTGACCTGCGGCCCGCTGCTCACCGACGACCTGGGCGAAGAGGTGGCGTTGTTGCCCATCAACGAGAAGTTGCGTTACCTGATCCCGTTCCAGGACCCGGAGGAGACAGTATCCGCCTGCCGCGATCTGCACGAGGCGGACCCGCACGGCGTGCTGGTGATGGTGGATGACGGCGAGAAGTTCGGCGCCTGGCCGGGCACCCATGAGCTGGTCTACGAGCGCGGCTGGCTGGACCGCTTCCTCACCGGCCTTGCGGCCGAACGGGACTGGCTCGAACTCGCACATCCCTCCGAGGTGCTCGCTGCCCGGCCGCCCCGGCGGCGCGTCTACCTGCCGCCGAGCAGCTATTTCGAGATGTCCGCCTGGTCGCTGCCCATGCCCGCAGCCGAGCGCTTCGAAGAGGCGGTGCACCGATATCGCGACGCCGGCGAGTGGGAACGAATGCGCCCCTTCTTCCGGGGCGGTTTCTGGCGCCAGTTCTTCCAGAAGTACGAGGAGAGCCTGCTGATGCAGCGGCGTGCCCTGCTGCTGCACGAGGAGATCGCCCGTGCCGAGGCCGTCGGGGCGGACGAATCGCGCGTCGACGAGGCCCGCGACCATCTCTGGCGGGCCGAATGCAACTGCGCCTACTGGCACGGCGTCTTCGGCGGACTGTACCTGCCGCATCTGCGCCACGCGATCTACCGCCATCTCATCCTGGGCACGAAGATAATCCACAGCGTGGTGCCTCAACTCTGCGCCCAGATGGTGACGCTGGTCGGCCGGATGGGCACGGATGTTCGCCTGAGCAACGACGCGCTCGAGCTGTTCCTCTCGCCCGACCGCGGCGGCGCCCTGATCGGACTGGAGGACCGCCGCGAGGACTGGAATCTGCAGAACACGCTGCGCCGGCGCCGCGAGGCCTACCACACCCGGATCGAGCGGTCGGCGACCGGGAAGGCCGGGAAGCGGGACGACGCGGGCGGCTCCATCCACGACCTGGAATTCGCCGTGTCGCCGGCGGTCCGCGACGCCCTGGGCGTCGATCCCCAGCCCCGGTATTCGCTACTGGAGCGTTTCCTGCATCCCGGCACCGGTTATCCCGACACCCTCGATGGCGTCGCCGCGGCCGACGGCGGGGATCTGGCCGCCGCGCCCGCGGATCTCGGGGCGCCGCGCTTCAGCGAGACGGGCGCCCTGGAGGACGGTCGCTGCCGTACGCTCTCCCACGGCTATTACCGCGGTCCCGACGGGGAGGCGACGCCGGTGTCGGTGACCAAGGAGGTGGAGCTGGCCCCGTCGGGAGCCTCGCTCGAGGTGCGCTGGACCGTCGAGAACACGGGCGGGGGGCCCCTGCGCTGCCGCTTCGCGCCGGAGTGGAATCTCGCTCTCTACGACGGACAGGTTTTCGCGGGGGCGCCCGGCGAGGATGACGCCCCGGTCCTGGATGCGGTCGGACTCGCCCCTCGCCGCGACTTCTCGGTCCTGGTGCCGTTGCACAATGCCGCCCTGCACTGGCGCCTGTCGGACGATGCCGAGATCTGGGTGCACCCCGTGCGCACGGCCACCCAGGGCGAGGACGGCTTCCATCTGACCTATCAGGGGCATGCCCTGTGGTTCGTCCGCGACCTGGAGATAGAGCCGGGCCGATCCAGTTCCTTCCGGATCACCTTCCGCATCGAGCACGGACTGTCCGTGGAGGACGGTTGA